A DNA window from Paralichthys olivaceus isolate ysfri-2021 chromosome 11, ASM2471397v2, whole genome shotgun sequence contains the following coding sequences:
- the LOC109644033 gene encoding SPARC-related modular calcium-binding protein 1-like, producing the protein MLALTFTCTALLVLVFCGSIHSDRSAPLLIAENMWPRGCVLDCQRGRHRAVCGSNGRLYKSMCAFQRAQCINTHLRLAPHAHCSDLTQSKCQLARAQALEANTRSSSSSSSSSSHVGHVGHVGAAAAMFVPECHPDGHFLPVQCHNQTGYCWCSTTDGKPLSGTSVLHLIPSCADHFIKTDPVQDEVDEPGPTLDPRKPAELTAPPIWVTILMNSVRRPTDSPQTCERERASLLSQMLSTWQEERFIPECTADGRYSPVQCHTATGYCWCVRVDSGRPRSGTSARNRIPDCTGAEEAPDRTDRRFREKPLPGCPGARKEQFLQSLITALQLEAKHAGSLSPYQAANTPPSDAPSLLSNPPSSTTPSSSSSSSSSSSSSSPLNISPSAAPSAADSSGPEEVLQWHFTRLDVDSSGVLSEREARPLRQFLRRRLRPRRCAKKFVQYCDRDGDRGLTLEELRACLAL; encoded by the exons cccCTCCTGATCGCAGAGAACATGTGGCCCCGCGGTTGCGTCCTGGACTGCCAGAGGGGGCGCCACAGAGCCGTGTGCGGCAGTAACGGCAGGTTGTATAAATCGATGTGCGCCTTCCAGAGGGCGCAGTGCATCAACACACATCTGCGTCTGGCTCCACATGCACACTGCTCAG ATCTGACTCAGTCTAAATGTCAGCTGGCTCGGGCTCAGGCGCTGGAGGCCAAcacccgcagcagcagcagcagcagcagcagcagcagtcatgtCGGTCATGTCGGTCATGTCGGTGCTGCAGCTGCCATGTTTGTTCCAGAGTGTCATCCAGACGGTCACTTCCTGCCAGTGCAGTGTCACAACCAGACCGGATACTGTTGGTGCTCCACAACAGACGGAAAACCTCTGAGCGGGACGTCCGTGCTCCACCTGATCCCCAGCTGCGCCG ATCATTTCATCAAGACGGATCCAGTTCAAG ATGAAGTTGATGAACCTGGGCCGACGCTGGACCCCAGAAAACCTGCAG AGCTCACCGCTCCGCCCATCTGGGTGACCATCCTGATGAACTCCGTCAGACGACCCACAG acagtCCTCAGACCTGTGAGCGTGAGCGAGCGTCGCTGCTCTCTCAAATGCTTTCAACCTGGCAGGAGGAGCGCTTCATCCCAGAATGCACTGCAGACGGCCGCTACAGCCCCGTGCAGTGTCACACTGCTACAGGTTACTGCTGGTGTGTCCGCGTCGACAGCGGTAGGCCACGGTCAGGCACCTCTGCAAg gAATCGTATCCCAGACTGCACCGGGGCAGAGGAGGCTCCAGACAGAACAGACCGGAGGTTCAGGGAAAAACCTCTGCCTG GATGTCCTGGAGCTCGTAAAGAGCAGTTCCTGCAGAGTCTGATCACAGCTCTGCAGCTGGAAGCAAAGCATGCTGGGAGTCTGAGTCCCTACCA GGCTGCAAACACACCTCCTTCTGATGCTCCCTCTCTTTTATCAAACCCTCCATCCTCCAccactccatcctcctcctcctcatcctcctcctcctcctcctcctcctctcccctgaacatctctccctctgctgctccctctgctgcGGACTCCTCTGGCCCAGAGGAGGTGTTGCAGTGGCATTTCACTCGGCTGGACGTGGACTCCAGTGGCGTGCTCAGCGAACGCGAGGCTCGACCCCTTCGTCAGTTCCTGCGACGGAGGCTGAGGCCGAGACGCTGCGCCAAGAAGTTCGTTCAGTACTGTGACAGAGACGGAGACCGAGGCCTGAcactggaggagctgagggccTGCCTGGCTCTctga